GGCTGCGCGGCAGGTCCAGCACGTGGGACACCACGGCCTGCACCTCCGACGGGTGCTGGGTGGAGGACGTCACGGTGATGTCGCCGTCGTCGCCGCGCTCGGCGAAGGCGGCGTGGGTCTCCAGGTAGAAGTGCTCCTGGCCGCCGATGGCCAGCGTGCCGGACAGCCGGTGCGGGCTGCTCGCGAGCGCGGCGTCCACGTCGCCCCGGCGGATGACGTGCGGCTCGGTGTGGTAGCTGCCCTGCGCCATGGCGTCCTCGACGGTGAGGATGGCGGCCAGCGGCTCGTACTCCACCACCACCGCGCGGGCGGCGGCGCGGCAGGCGTCGATGGACTCGCCCACCACCAGTGCCACCACCTGCCCGTGGAAGAGCACCTCGCGGTCGGCCAGCAGCGGCTCGTCATGGCGGATGGGGCCGGTGTCGTTGGTGCCGGGGATGTCCTCGGCCATCAGCACCGCCACCACGCCGGGCAGCTTCCGCGCCGCGATGGGGTCTCGCTTCAGGATTCGCGCATGCGCATGGGGCGCGCACACCGGCCACACCTCCAGCATCGGCTGGCGCTGCGCCAGGTCGTCCACGTACTGCGCGCTGCCCGTCACGTGGCCCAGCGCGCTCTCGTGCCGCAGCTCGCGTCCGGCGTCCGCCAGCGCGCCGGGCTCGCCCATGGCGAAGCCGGGGAAGGCGTCCAGCGAGGGGCTGCGCTCACCGGAGAAGAACTTCTCGAACATGCTGACGATGAGCCCGCGCCGGTACTCCGCGCCGCCGCGCAAGTCGCTGATGGGCGACAGCTCGCCCGCGAGCACGGGGAGCACGCGCTCCACCGTCTCGCGCGTCCAGGGCTGACCGGTGAGCTGCTCCTCGGTGCGGCGCGCGCGAATCGGGGTGGCCGCCACGCCGCCGTAGGCCAGCCGCGCCCGCCGCACCGCACCGTCCGCGTCCAGCTCCACGCGGAAGCCCGCCGCGACGATGCTGATGTCCAGCTCGCGCCGCTTGGACACCTTGAAGGAGTCGGACAGCCGCCGCCCGTCCGCGGGAATGGACGGGTGTGGGATGACGATGTGCCGCACGACCTCGTCCGGCCGCAGCGCCGTCTTCCGGTAGGCGAGGAAGAAGTCGGCCAGGGGCATCCCGCGCTCACCCTGCGCCGAGGCGAGGACGAGCGACGCGTCCAGCGCGAGCAGCACGGGCGCCATGTCGCCGATGGGCGAGGCCGTCACGAGATTTCCGGCCAGCGTGGCGCGCTGGCGAATCTGCCGGGAGGCGAAGACGTTGAGCATCTTCGTCACCTCGGGCAGCTCGGCGCCCAGGGCGTCTTCCAGCTCCACGAGCGAGGCCGCGCCGCCCACGTACCACCCGTCCGCCTCGCGGCGGATGGCGCGCAGCGACTCCACGCCCTCGGTGGAGATGAGGAACGGGTAGCGGCGGGCCTTCTTGGTGATGTCCACGCCCAGCTCGGTGGCGCCGGCCACCAGCAGGGCCTCCGGGTGCGCGGCCTTCAGCGACAGCAGCTCCTCCATCGACGTGGGCCGGAGGAACGTCTGTCCCTGCGCCTCGTAGCGCAGCGTGGGCAGCGGCGAGGCGGGGCCGCCCAGGGCGACGCCGGGCACCGGCTCCTTCTGCGCGCCACCGTCGCGCGCGGCGAGCGCCTCCATCATCGCGTCGCGGATGGGGCGGTAGCCGGTGCAGCGGCAGAGGTTGCCGCACAGCTGGTCCGCCACGGCCTCGGGGGTACAGACCTGCTTGCGCGAGTACGCCTCCACCATGGAGACGACGAAGCCCGGCGTGCAGAAGCCGCACTGCGAGCCGTAGTGCTTCACCATGGCCTGCTGCACGGGGTGGGGCTTGTCGCGGCTGCCCACGCCCTCCACCGTCACCAGCTCCCGGCCGGCGACCATGGGCAGCAGGGTGATGCAGCTGTTGAAGGCGCGCAGCACGCGCTGCCCCTGGGCATCCCGGTCCACCATGGCCACGGTGCAGGCGCCGCAGTCTCCCTCGGCGCAGCCCTGCTTCGTCCCCGTCGACCCGCGGGCGCGGAGGAAGTCCAGCAGGGTGGTGTTGGGGGACACGCCGTCGACGCGGACGGGGGTGCCGTTGAGGAGGAACTCGAACATGACGCTCATTCTCCAGCCGAGACCCCGCGCACGCGGGGCTGCTCCGAGACTTCCGTCCCGGAGCGTGTGTCTACGCTCAGTCCGTGGTGGACCTGGAGGAGGCCGGCCGCGATGCTGACGGCGACCTCCTGCGGCGACTTGCCGCCAATCTCGACGCCCATGGGGCAGTGCACCCGGTCGATGTTGCGCGTGGGCACGCCCCGGGCCTCCAGCCGCTGGCGGAAGCGGGCCCACTTCGTCCGGCTGCCGATGAGGCCCAGGTAGCGCGCCGGCCGCTCCACGGCGTACGCGATGATGTCCTGGTC
The nucleotide sequence above comes from Pyxidicoccus xibeiensis. Encoded proteins:
- the xdhB gene encoding xanthine dehydrogenase molybdopterin binding subunit, which encodes MFEFLLNGTPVRVDGVSPNTTLLDFLRARGSTGTKQGCAEGDCGACTVAMVDRDAQGQRVLRAFNSCITLLPMVAGRELVTVEGVGSRDKPHPVQQAMVKHYGSQCGFCTPGFVVSMVEAYSRKQVCTPEAVADQLCGNLCRCTGYRPIRDAMMEALAARDGGAQKEPVPGVALGGPASPLPTLRYEAQGQTFLRPTSMEELLSLKAAHPEALLVAGATELGVDITKKARRYPFLISTEGVESLRAIRREADGWYVGGAASLVELEDALGAELPEVTKMLNVFASRQIRQRATLAGNLVTASPIGDMAPVLLALDASLVLASAQGERGMPLADFFLAYRKTALRPDEVVRHIVIPHPSIPADGRRLSDSFKVSKRRELDISIVAAGFRVELDADGAVRRARLAYGGVAATPIRARRTEEQLTGQPWTRETVERVLPVLAGELSPISDLRGGAEYRRGLIVSMFEKFFSGERSPSLDAFPGFAMGEPGALADAGRELRHESALGHVTGSAQYVDDLAQRQPMLEVWPVCAPHAHARILKRDPIAARKLPGVVAVLMAEDIPGTNDTGPIRHDEPLLADREVLFHGQVVALVVGESIDACRAAARAVVVEYEPLAAILTVEDAMAQGSYHTEPHVIRRGDVDAALASSPHRLSGTLAIGGQEHFYLETHAAFAERGDDGDITVTSSTQHPSEVQAVVSHVLDLPRSRVVVKAPRMGGGFGGKETQGNAPAALVALAAWHTGRPVRWMLDRDVDMTLTGKRHPFHASFEVGFDAQGRLLALRTQLVSNGGWSLDLSESILDRALFHLDNAYYVPTVAFTGRVAKTHLVSNTAFRGFGGPQGMLVSEEVLGRVARALGLPPEEVRERNLYSGSGETNTTHYGQELEDERMPRLWRELKESSDFARRRQEVDAFNARSPRIKRGLALTPMKFGISFTATFLNQAGALVHLYRDGSVMVSHGGTEMGQGLHTKVLGVAMRELGVTADAVRMAKTATDKVPNTSATAASSGSDLNGAAVRNACVTLRERLAPVASRLLSERHGRNVAPEALVFQDGRVGPRGEHEVSVPFAAVVEAAYLARVGLSVTGYYQTPGIGYDKARGRGRPFLYFAYGAAVTEVEVDGYTGMKRVLRVDLLEDVGDSLNPGVDRGQIEGGFVQGLGWLTGEDLRWDANGRLLTHSASTYAIPAFSDAPIDFRVRLMEGARQHNTIHGSKAVGEPPLMLALSAREALRDAVGAFGHSGGEVELASPATHEALFLAIQKRLTRGAKEDGREAA